A window from Theropithecus gelada isolate Dixy chromosome 1, Tgel_1.0, whole genome shotgun sequence encodes these proteins:
- the RGS13 gene encoding regulator of G-protein signaling 13, with amino-acid sequence MSRRNCWICKMFRDESKRPPSKLTLEEVLQWSQSFENLMATKYGPVVYAAYLKMEHSDENIQFWMACETYKKIASRWSRISRAKKLYKIYIQPQSPREINIDNSTRQTIIKNIQQPTETCFEEAQKIVYMHMERDSYPRFLKSEMYQKLLKTMQSNNSF; translated from the exons ATGAGCAGGCGCAATTGTTGGATTTGTAAGATGTTCAGAGATGAATCTAAGAGGCCCCCTTCAAA gcTTACTTTGGAGGAAGTGTTACAGTGGTCCCagtcttttgaaaatttaatggCTACAAAAT ATGGTCCAGTAGTCTATGCAGCATATTTAAAAATGGAGCACAGTGACGAGAATATTCAATTCTGGATGGCCTGTGAAACCTATAAGAAAATTGCCTCACGGTGGAGCAGAATTTCTAGGGCAAAGAAGCTTTATAAGATTTACATCCAGCCACAGTCCCCTAGAGAG ATTAACATTGACAATTCGACAAGACAGACTATCATCAAGAACATTCAGCAACCCACTGAAACATGTTTTGAAGAAGCTCAGAAAATAGTCTATATGCATATGGAAAGGGATTCCTATCCCAGATTTCTAAAGTCAGAAATGTAccaaaaacttttgaaaactatGCAGTCCAATAACAGTTTCTGA